A window of the Falco biarmicus isolate bFalBia1 chromosome 10, bFalBia1.pri, whole genome shotgun sequence genome harbors these coding sequences:
- the RAD21L1 gene encoding LOW QUALITY PROTEIN: double-strand-break repair protein rad21-like protein 1 (The sequence of the model RefSeq protein was modified relative to this genomic sequence to represent the inferred CDS: substituted 1 base at 1 genomic stop codon) produces MFYLHLLINKRGPLAKIWLAAHWERKLTKAHVFECNLETTVEKIISPKFTIALRTSGHLLLGVVRIYHRKVKYLLADCGEALTKMKTAFRPGLVDLPEENFEADYLSITLPEEFHDFEMPLLDLNSIDVAEHFTLNQSRAEDITLTEDYESNILLCDRNFDEEPDALRKQSFFDSSILMSSRSPVADHNSASVNGDKSALREDAYCFEHDCFGDEENAVDMIEILLRDEQNGLDKDILDMKEEHPLSQGLPENSIAIESSCTDTTIKEVSHLMNVTMPSLMEHDGFVLEPVDDTAMTQRKKNKRKRKLLVDVGKELSCNTIYNQLNNCTDILTTLDLAPPTKKTMMWKKSGGVDKILFHATQPVVHADLQMLFAKCFKSHRFNMRRKGIQRESEMEETRKEQDTTEMLIVEEPSYLQESAHSETERKTRNDLFMLTSQNNRKETHDNCGEMIQDRLTFSESSSLVSNCPGQEAETQPAELANELTRNRKDSEELRWSKRTRQLLRTLQHLKRSGMCSFSFRELCWKNNRKEVAAQFYIFLVLKKQSVIALHQSAPFADITATTGPMFDTCXNHAIFG; encoded by the exons ATGTTCTACCTGCATTTGCTCATCAACAAGCGTGGGCCATTGGCCAAAATATGGCTTGCTGCCCACTGGGAGAGGaagcttaccaaagctcacgTATTTGAGTGCAATTTAGAGACTACAGTTGAAAAGATCATCTCACCAAAG TTTACAATAGCTCTGCGAACCTCTGGGCACTTACTCCTAGGAGTGGTGCGGATTTACCACAGGAAAGTAAAGTACCTCTTGGCAGACTGTGGTGAAGCTTTGACAAAAATGAAGACAGCCTTTCGCCCAG GACTTGTTGACCTTCCAGAAGAGAACTTTGAGGCTGATTATCTGTCCATTACATTACCTGAAGAATTTCATGATTTTGAAATGCCACTACTTGATTTAAA TTCCATTGATGTTGCTGAACATTTTACCTTGAatcagagcagagctgaagaCATCACACTTACAGAGGATTACGAAAGCAATATACTTCTCTGTGATAGAAACTTTG ATGAAGAACCAGATGCACTAAGAAAACAGAGCTTCTTTGACAGCAGCATCTTAATGAGCAGTAGGAGTCCTGTGGCTGATCACAACTCTGCGAGTGTAAATGGAGACAAGTCTGCGCTGCGTGAAGATGCTTACTGTTTTGAGCATGACTGTTTTGGAGATGAGGAGAATGCTGTAGATATGATTG AAATCCTGTTGAGGGATGAGCAAAATGGTCTGGATAAAGACATTCTTGATATGAAGGAAGAACATCCTTTGTCACAAGGTCTGCCAGAGAACAGCATAGCCA TTGAGTCCAGCTGCACAGACACCACCATTAAGGAAGTAAGTCATCTAATGAATGTAACAATGCCTTCATTGATGGAACACGATGGATTTGTGCTTGAGCCAGTTGATGATACAG CTATgacccagaggaaaaaaaataaaagaaagaggaagttGCTTGTGGATGTAGGGAAGGAACTCAGCTGTAACACTATATACAACCAACTTAACAACTGCACGGACATTCTTACTACATTAGACCTTGcacccccaacaaaaaaaacaatgATGTGGAAGAAATCAGGAGGTGTGGATAAAATCCTGTTCCATGCTACACAGCCTGTGGTTCATGCTGATCTGCAAATG TTGTTTGCAAAATGCTTCAAGAGTCACAGATTTAAcatgagaagaaaaggaatacaGAGGGAGtctgaaatggaagaaacaagaaaagagcAAGATACCACAG aGATGCTGATAGTAGAAGAGCCAAGTTACCTGCAGGAATCAGCTCATTCAGAGACTGAGAGAAAAACTAGAAATGATTTGTTTATGTTGACATCacagaataacagaaaagaaactcatGATAACTGTGGTGAAATGATA CAGGATAGACTGACTTTCTCTGAGAGCTCCTCACTGGTGAGCAATTGCCCGGGCCAAGAAGCTGAAACACAGCCAGCTGAGTTAGCAAAT GAACTAACAAGGAACAGGAAAGACAGTGAAGAACTAAGGTGGAGCAAAAGAACTCGTCAGTTATTAAGAACTTTACAG CACCTGAAGAGATCAGGCATGTGTTCGTTCAGTTTTCGGGAGCTCTGTTGGAAAAACAACCGGAAAGAAGTCGCAGCCCAGTTTTACATCTTCCTTGTCCTGAAGAAGCAGTCAGTTATTGCGCTTCATCAGAGCGCTCCCTTTGCTGACATTACAGCCACCACTGGCCCAATGTTTGACACTTGCTGAAATCATGCAATATTTGGATaa